A genomic region of Cryptococcus neoformans var. grubii H99 chromosome 13, complete sequence contains the following coding sequences:
- a CDS encoding small subunit ribosomal protein S12, whose protein sequence is MNPTRSLLSLASSFSRVAVRPAKPAFTRPAAMPAFRPAMSLERGFASSSRCEATINQIMRGARKSTKRKSSVPLLDGCFQKKAVCAKVYTTKPRKPNSAVRKVARVKLSNGQMTTAYIPGEGHNLQEHSVVLVRGGGAKDLPGVRYKIVRGTMDLNGVAGRISARSKFGVKKPKKS, encoded by the exons ATGAACCCCACAAGGTCACTCCTCTCActtgcctcctccttctccaggGTCGCGGTACGACCGGCCAAGCCCGCTTTCACCAGGCCTGCCGCCATGCCCGCGTTCCGACCCGCCATGAGCCTCGAAAGAGGATTTGCCTCTAGCTCCCGTTGTGAAGCTACGATCAATCAAA TCATGCGAGGTGCCCGGAAATCTACCAAGCGGAAGTCCTCCGTCCCCCTCCTCGACGGGTGTTTCCAAAAAAAGGCAGTCTGCGCCAAAGTCTACACCACCAAGCCCCGTAAACCAAACTCTGCTGTACGAAAAGTTGCACGAGTGAAGCTTTCCAACGGACAGATGACGACTGCGTACATCCCCGGCGAGGGACACAACTTGCAGGAACACTCTGTCGTCCTTGTGAGGGGTGGTGGTGCCAAGGATTTGCCTGGTGTAAGATACAAGATTGTGAGGGGAACGATGGATTTGAATGGTGTTGCTGGAAGGATCTCTGCGAGGTCCAAATTTGGTG TCAAGAAGCCCAAGAAGTCATAG
- a CDS encoding nucleolar protein 4 — protein MAEEDFIPLQGSAGKKERKERVNTTLFVSSLPYTATTTDLLTHFSYIGPVRHGFVATDRESGKSKGVGYVTFSLKEDADRAIQELDGGSFGGGNRKIQVKWADERASLKDRKAEVKVSKPIPGQTDNKSTDPKAIQTLVLTGLPSDITKNVLWKKIRKVNDKAELLFPVEAEGSEEEAPKDTAHIIFPSHSDALKALPKLHGHTYKGSILSCVLKKRLEKLSAKGEGKAPSHAGRLIIRNLSWDTTVQDLRKAFLPYGPIHSIDLPTLPSKLPPSSDPTKPPPPPRARGFAFVWFLARHDAEKAIEGINGKPIKKGLDGEGRVVAVDWALSKEKWQEATKGEEKKEGSDSESDSGSESESSSESGEGSDEESSEGSSSDEEGTSIASGSEESSSADENEVEEEEEPVKPTLPTVDVGSTLFIRNLPFETTELELNALFRSFGPLRYAKITIDKATGRSRGTGFVCFWKNEHADEVIEEAQRVAMETGANSIPLGGAVPKNPFALPSLLTADPSSSLASRLVLHGRTLDITRAVTRETASQMKEDTERLRNAADKRNTYLMREGVIFPNSPAAEGLPESEIEKRQASFNSRKALLRGNPSLYISKTRLSIRQLPLFATDRTLKRLAIHAVKAFDKEVADGEREGLARAEEMDATMSAAIAARGDKSGGKGKGKGGKKERETAVIQSKIVRQTEKLDPVTGQGRSKGYGFLEMRSHKDALKVLRWANNNPEVGPLMWEWWKVELGDMKERAEKALTAARKREEEPQKEAAKESKKGLESVEELESRLKKLDSRLEEGDSRSGGGMRGGKTLIIEFSIENVQVVKRRVEKITTARENGKRKADVIAAEDTDDDEPASSKPAGQFDKRAKRDGRDGRDRRDGPGGREGLKGNFRGRQDQNREQGGKFDRDRPKGGQKGQRRDHNDRGGRNERGGRNDRGDRPGQVQPRQPGRRDQKSVDQVKKDIKAKEAGEKRGIEKLGSQLGSLIGRKRKMRKGGK, from the exons ATGGCAGAGGAAGACTTCATCCCTCTCCAAGGTTCAGCtgggaagaaagagcgCAAGGAGCGTGTCAA CACAACCCTTTTcgtctcctccctcccttATACAGCCACGACAACCGACCTTCTCACCCACTTCTCATACATCGGTCCTGTCCGACATGGTTTCGTTGCTACCGATAGAGAATCGGGCAAGTCAAAGGGTGTTGGTTATGTGACTTTTTcgttgaaagaggatgCCGATAGAGCGATTCAAGAGTTGGACGGAGGTTCTTTCGGTGGTGGTAACAGAAAGATCCAAGTCAAGTGGGCTGATGAAAGG GCGTCATTGAAAGACCGAAAAGCCGAGGTCAAGGTTTCAAAACCCATTCCTGGACAAACAGACAACAAGTCGACGGACCCCAAGGCAATCCAAACTCTTGTTCTCACTGGTTTACCATCTGATATCACCAAGAATGtgctttggaagaagattagGAAAGTCAATGACAAGGCCGAGTTGCTATTCCCTGTCGAGGCTGAAggaagcgaggaggaggctcCCAAGGATACTG ctcacatcatcttcccctcccaCAGCGATGCTCTCAAAGCTCTTCCCAAGCTTCACGGCCATACATACAAGGGTAGCATCTTGTCTTGTGTCCTCAAGAAGCGTCTTGAAAAACTTTCCGCCAAAGGTGAAGGCAAAGCTCCCAGCCACGCTGGTAGATTGATCATTAGGAATCTGTCTTGGGAC ACCACAGTCCAAGATCTCCGCAAAGCTTTCCTCCCGTATGGTCCTATTCACTCCATCGATCTCCCTACGCTTCCCTCCAAACTTCCTCCGTCATCCGATCCTACCAAACCCCCGCCCCCTCCGCGTGCCCGTGGCTTCGCATTTGTCTGGTTCCTAGCCCGACACGATGCTGAAAAGGCTATTGAAGGCATCAACGGTAAACCAATCAAGAAGGGTCTTGATGGTGAGGGTCGAGTGGTAGCTGTTGATTGGGCgttgagcaaggaaaagtgGCAGGAGGCGACtaaaggagaggagaagaaggaaggttcTGATTCTGAGTCCGATTCTGGATCCGAGTCTGAGTCTAGTTCGGAATCCGGTGAGGGatctgatgaagaaagcaGTGAAGGATCGTcaagtgatgaagaaggtacTTCCATAGCTAGCGGCTCAGAAGAAAGCAGCAGCGCagatgaaaatgaagtggaggaggaagaagaacctGTCAAGCCTACCCTCCCCACTGTCGATGTCGGCAGTaccctcttcatccgcaATCTCCCCTTCGAAACTACCGAACTTGAGCTCAACGCCCTTTTCCGTTCTTTTGGGCCCTTGCGATATGCCAAGATCACCATTGACAAGGCAACTGGACGATCTAGGGGTACTGGATTCGTTTGTTTCTGGAAAAATGAGCATGCCGATGAGGTTATTGAAGAGGCGCAGAGAGTTGCGATGGAGACTGGTGCCAATTCTATCCCT CTTGGCGGAGCGGTCCCCAAGAATCCGTTCgcccttccctccctccttaCCGCTgacccttcctcctctctcgcATCCCGCCTTGTCCTTCACGGCCGAACGCTCGACATCACCCGTGCCGTCACCCGAGAAACTGCCTCTCAAATGAAGGAAGACACTGAACGTCTCCGTAACGCGGCAGACAAGCGAAACACCTACCTAATGCGCGAAGGTGTCATCTTCCCCAACTCGCCAGCCGCGGAGGGTCTACCAGAGAGTGAGATTGAAAAGCGGCAGGCGAGCTTCAACTCTCGTAAAGCCTTGTTGCGAGGTAACCCTTCGTTGTATATCTCCAAAACACGTCTGTCTATCCGACAGCTGCCTCTCTTTGCCACCGATAGGACGCTCAAGCGATTGGCTATCCATGCAGTTAAAGCTTTCGACAAGGAAGTTGCTGATGGTGAGCGAGAAGGTTTGGCTAGggcagaagagatggacgCTACCATGAGTGCTGCTATTGCCGCTCGTGGCGACAAGTCGGGCGGTAAGGGTAAGGGTAAAggaggcaagaaggagcGTGAGACAGCTGTCATCCAATCCAAGATTGTCCGTCAAACTGAAAAGCTCGATCCTGTCACAGGCCAAGGCAGGTCAAAGGGTTATGGTTTTCTTGAAATGCGTTCCCACAAGGATGCGCTCAAGGTGCTTCGGTGGGCGAACAATAACCCTGAAGTGGGACCATTGATGTGGGAGTGGTGGAAGGTTGAGCTAGGAGATATGAAGGAGCGAGCGGAAAAGGCTCTGACGGCTGCtaggaagagggaggaagagccaCAGAAGGAAGCCGCCAAGGAGAGTAAGAAGGGATTGGAAAGTGTTGAGGAGTTAGAGtcgaggttgaagaagcttgatAGCagattggaagaaggtgatTCAAGGAGCGGTGGTGGAATGAGAGGCGGAAAGACTCTTATCATCGAGTTCAGTATTGAGAACGTCCAG GTTGTCAAGCGCCGAGTAGAGAAGATCACCACGGCTCGAGAGAACGGGAAGCGCAAGGCAGATGTAATTGCAGCTGAAGACaccgacgacgacgaaccTGCCTCTTCCAAGCCTGCTGGCCAATTTGACAAGCGCGCCAAGCGCGACGGACGTGATGGTCGCGACAGGCGCGATGGTCCCGGCGGTCGTGAGGGTTTAAAAGGTAACTTTAGGGGCAGGCAAGATCAAAATCGAGAGCAAGGGGGCAAGTTTGATAGAGATAGGCCTAAGGGAGGTCAGAAAGGTCAAAGAAGGGATCATAATGACCGTGGAGGTCGAAATGAGCGAGGTGGTCGCAACGACCGTGGCGACCGACCTGGTCAAGTCCAGCCGCGACAACCTGGTAGAAGGGATCAGAAAAGTGTGGAccaggtgaagaaggatatcaaggccaaggaagctggggagaagagaggcaTTGAAAAGTTGGGAAGTCAACTGGGTAGCTTGattgggaggaagaggaagatgcgCAAGGGTGGAAAGTAG
- a CDS encoding phospholipid-translocating ATPase gives MGASKPPLVPRSKKHNPSWLDRNIVKPLESLAPSKLFARRRSPPVPRSVFINEPLPSEYYDKKGKILRAHHFATNQNVTSKYTVITFIPKNLFEQFRRVANCFFLAISILQFFPKFSTISPGLVILPLIIVLAITALKDGYEDIKRHQADHRTNHAIVHVLGGQDYTNQNPMASKDKTFIPAIPLPKRRSKKAKKAEEEAALNMQGRSSSTENFAAEPVPGAEPRGQDELQRMRSQVSNWDEDPEAGDSPGELGWHRTIWEDVKVGDFVKIYENEQFPADIVICATSEEEDVAYIETKNLDGETNLKSRNGVPGLSHLNTAEACAKAHLCIDLDAPESNMFRLNGAVINLEEYDEDEQHPIHPITLETTMLRGCVLKNTAWVIGIIVYTGEDTKIIRNAGATPSKRSKVEKQMNPQVIINLVILAAIAVVCAIVDHVNEVEWDRQQAYWMLFADTSGDNPNINGLVTFANAFITFQNIVPISLYISIEAVRTIQAAFIYWDRDIKYKKDGVTTRTTARSWNLSDDLGQIEYIFSDKTGTLTQNAMIFRQCSVGGKIYTGDGLPPSHPTITHQHQPPPVHQHDDQDDPIAKSASESDDSDPKKISTEDPDEIKVTLPKEVLATFHDAELDKDLEAHDSEQSRILHGFFAVLGLCHTVLAAETEPGVIEYKAQSPDEAALVQSAADVGFVFRGRDHNILRMSTPFSDVSDEYELLHVLEFNSARKRMSVILRKLDEDGRIFLLCKGADNVIFERLTKDSNQREMREKTDQDLQYFASEGLRTLCLAYRILDPQVYEQWAKEYHNATVALQDREERIESVSSSIERDLILLGATAIEDKLQDGVPDTISDLKRAGIKVWVATGDKLETAVAIGYTTNLLTKDTNLIVVREGRHSIGDQLREALEEFFGEDAGLRTTLSRIDSRRNSMDPPRLTRVNTGVRSLVGRDNGTRPGGFSLVIEGHALAHCFDDEETEALLLALSTRCNTVICCRVSPLQKAQIVHLIKDNLGVMCLAIGDGANDVSMIQAADVGVGISGEEGLQAVNSSDYAIAQFRYLKRLLLVHGHWSYFRNSSMILNFFYKNIIGIGVLFWFMIYCGWSTTYVFAYVYLLFWNVFWTLVPVIAIGLFDRNIDDETLMALPELYRASREGKYFGLMRFAYYIFEGVYQSAVIYFFLNYTYVTTTARGDGYDVYMYEMSTTQAIGAVMVANLFSGLNIDAWTGWVWFAIWFGPFLIWVFTAVYSVIPPSSFYTGVYGNDVFLFRSAAYWFGWPFVTIIALLPRYLIKTFRQNIFPNDVDTMRLVRKYHPEVDLYNHPMLGGKLAPKKDEDESDYGEEPFDGPEGRRSSIKMANLRHSHGAFGRGDQAGDMELGMGRKSLGNRPGLRSSMDSSRFGIHSGARGSTVDMSTGLEQPPSRGFGFTMEEGGVAIQRMQSRLSQTSSHASRSRWPRFNNNSSSSHPFETKPPSSMSKLRSRAGSILTRKRADTTDTRNSDDKSLSSPVKTGFFGRHMPGQNHGQHEGRSMGTPLKSETGRGDNWEEEELEDESLGRGFGVGQNMAPPEIPRM, from the exons ATGGGCGCCTCCAAACCCCCTCTCGTGCCCCGCTCCAAGAAGCACAACCCGTCGTGGCTCGACCGTAACATCGTCAAGCCTCTCGAGTCCCTCGCGCCCTCCAAGCTCTTTGCGCGTCGTCGAAGCCCCCCCGTCCCCCGCTCCGTTTTCATCAACGAGCCCCTCCCGTCCGAGTACTATGAcaaaaagggcaagatcCTTCGTGCCCATCATTTTGCCACCAACCAGAATGTCACGTCAAAGTACACCGTCATCACGTTCATCCCGAAAAACTTGTTCGAACAGTTTAGGAGAGTAGCAAActgtttcttcttggccatCAGCATCCTCCAGTTCTTCCCGAAATTCTCGACAATTTCACCCGGTTTGGTCATCTTGCCGCTTATCATCGTCTTGGCTATCACCGCGTTGAAGGATGGGTACGAAGATATCAAACGACATCAAGCTGATCACCGGACGAATCATGCGATTGTGCATGTTCTCGGCGGTCAGGACTATACAAACCAGAATCCTATGGCAAGTAAAGACAAGACATTTATCCCAGCAATCCCCTTACCCAAGCGAAGATCCAAAAAGGCTAAaaaggctgaagaagaagccgcATTGAATATGCAGGGCCGAAGTTCAAGTACGGAGAACTTTGCTGCTGAACCAGTGCCCGGTGCAGAGCCGAGAGGTCAGGATGAGCTGCAAAGGATGAGAAGTCAAGTCTCCAATTGGGATGAAGATCCGGAAGCTGGTGACTCCCCTGGAGAACTTGGATGGCATCGAACGATTTGggaagatgtcaaggtTGGTGACTTCGTGAAGATTTACGAGAATGAGCAGTTCCCTGCGG ATATTGTCATCTGCGCCACttccgaggaagaagatgtcgCGTACATCGAAACCAAAAACCTCGACGGTGAAACCAACTTGAAATCCCGAAACGGTGTCCCCGGTCTCTCCCACCTCAACACCGCCGAAGCTTGTGCTAAGGCCCATCTTTGTATCGACCTCGACGCTCCTGAATCCAACATGTTCAGATTGAACGGTGCGGTCATCAACCTCGAGGAgtatgatgaagatgagcaaCATCCCATCCATCCTATCACATTGGAAACGACCATGTTGAGAGGATGTGTTTTGAAGAACACGGCCTGGGTTATTGGAATCATTGTTTACACTGGAGAAGACACCAAGATCATCCGAAATGCGGGTGCGACTCCGTCCAAGCGAAGCAAGGTTGAGAAACAGATGAATCCTCAGGTTATCATCAACCTTGTCATTTTGGCCGCCATCGCCGTTGTCTGTGCTATCGTTGACCATGTCAACGAAGTCGAATGGGACAGGCAGCAAGCGTATTGGATGTTATTCGCCGATACAAGCGGTGATAACCCCAACATTAATGGCCTTGTTACATTTGCCAACGCATTCATCACTTTCCAAAACATTGTGCCTATTTCGTTATACATCTCTATCGAAGCGGTTAGAACTATCCAAGCTGCATTCATCTACTGGGATAGGGATATCAAGTacaagaaggatggtgtCACGACCAGAACCACAGCTAGAAGTTGGAACTTGTCTGATGATTTGGGTCAGATTGAGTACATTTTCTCTGACAAGACTG GTACCTTGACTCAAAATGCGATGATTTTCCGTCAGTGTTCGGTCGGTGGCAAGATCTACACTGGTGACGGCCTCcccccttcccatcctACTATCActcaccaacaccaacCCCCTCCTGTACACCAGCACGACGATCAAGACGATCCCATTGCAAAATCAGCTTCTGAGTCTGACGACTCTGACCCTAAAAAGATTAGTACCGAAGACCCTGATGAGATCAAAGTTACTCTTCCCAAAGAAGTCCTTGCTACATTCCACGATGCCGAACTTGACAAAGACCTCGAAGCGCACGACTCTGAGCAATCTCGGATCTTGCACGGTTTCTTTGCCGTTCTTGGCCTGTGCCACACCGTCCTTGCTGCTGAGACAGAACCAGGAGTGATCGAGTACAAGGCCCAATCCCCCGATGAAGCTGCCCTCGTCCAATCTGCGGCTGATGTCGGCTTTGTCTTCCGAGGTCGAGATCACAACATCCTCCGCATGTCTACCCCGTTCAGCGATGTGTCTGACGAATACGAACTTCTCCATGTCCTCGAATTCAACTCTGCACGAAAGCGAATGTCTGTCATTCTTCGTAAGCTCGATGAGGATGGTCGAATCTTTTTGCTTTGCAAGGGTGCGGACAATGTCATCTTTGAGAGGTTGACCAAGGACAGCAATCAAAGGGAAATGAGGGAGAAGACCGACCAGGATCTGCAGTACTTTGCCTCTGAAGGTCTTCGAACTCTCTGTCTGGCTTACAGGATTTTGGATCCTCAAGTGTACGAGCAATGGGCCAAGGAGTACCACAATGCTACGGTCGCGCTTCAAGatcgagaagaaagaattgAATCAGTCTCGTCTTCGATTGAGCGGGACCTTATCCTGCTTGGTGCTACTGCCATCGAAGACAAGCTTCAAGATGGTGTGCCCGACACCATCTCTGACCTCAAACGTGCAGGTATCAAAGTATGGGTCGCTACCGGTGACAAGCTCGAAACTGCCGTCGCCATTGGTTACACCACCAACTTGTTGACCAAGGACACCAACTTGATTGTTGTGCGTGAAGGTCGACACTCGATCGGAGACCAGTTGCGAGAAGCTTTGGAAGAGTTTTTCGGTGAGGACGCTGGTCTACGGACAACTCTCTCAAGAATTGATAGCCGCCGTAACTCGATGGATCCTCCAAGGCTCACGAGGGTTAACACTGGTGTGCGAAGTTTGGTCGGAAGGGACAACGGTACCAGGCCTGGTGGTTTCTCCCTCGTTATCGAAGGTCACGCTCTTGCCCACTGCtttgacgacgaagaaaCGGAAgctctccttctcgctcTTTCGACCCGTTGTAATACTGTGATCTGCTGCCGTGTATCTCCATTGCAAAAGGCTCAAATTGTGCACCTCATCAAGGACAACCTCGGTGTCATGTGTCTAGCCATTGGTGACGGTGCCAACGACGTCAGTATGATCCAAGCCGCCGACGTAGGTGTTGGTATCTctggtgaagaaggtcTACAAGCCGTCAACTCTTCAGACTACGCCATTGCGCAATTCAGGTACCTCAAGAGGCTTTTGCTCGTTCACGGACACTGGTCATACTTCCGAAACTCTAGCATGAttctcaacttcttctACAAGAATATTATTGGCATCGGAGTTCTTTTCTGGTTCATGATCTACTGTGGCTGGTCGACAACCTACGTGTTTGCGTACGTGTACTTGTTATTCTGGAACGTGTTCTGGACACTTGTGCCTGTCATTGCTATTGGTCTATTTGACCGTAACATTGACGACGAAACGCTCATGGCTTTACCGGAGTTGTACCGCGCGTCACGAGAGGGAAAATACTTTGGTCTCATGCGATTTGCCTACTACATCTTCGAAGGTGTCTACCAGTCTGCCGTCAtctacttcttcctcaactaCACTTATGTCACTACCACTGCCCGAGGTGACGGTTACGACGTATACATGTACGAAATGTCGACTACCCAGGCTATCGGCGCTGTCATGGTTGCCAACTTGTTCTCGGGTCTCAACATTGACGCATGGACCGGATGGGTCTGGTTCGCCATCTGGTTCGGCCCATTCTTGATCTGGGTCTTCACCGCCGTCTATTCTGTCATTCCTCCTAGCTCTTTCTACACCGGCGTGTACGGTAACGatgttttccttttccgCTCTGCTGCCTATTGGTTTGGCTGGCCATTTGTTACCATCATTGCTCTCTTGCCAAGGTATCTCATCAAGACTTTTAGGCAAAACATCTTCCCCAACGATGTCGACACCATGCGTTTGGTGCGAAAGTACCACCCTGAAGTCGATCTTTACAATCACCCTATGCTCGGTGGCAAGCTCGCACCcaaaaaggatgaagatgaatcCGATTATGGAGAAGAGCCCTTCGATGGTCCTGAAGGCAGGAGGAGCTCCATCAAAATGGCGAACTTGAGGCACAGTCACGGAGCGTTTGGACGAGGTGACCAAGCTGGAGACATGGAGTTAGGTATGGGCAGGAAGAGTTTGGGTAACAGGCCTGGATTGAGGAGTAGCATGGATAGTTCGAGGTTTGGGATCCATTCGGGCGCGAGAGGATCGACTGTGGACA TGTCAACTGGTTTGGAGCAACCTCCTTCTAGAGGTTTTGGTTTCACgatggaagagggtggTGTTGCT ATTCAACGCATGCAATCACGCCTCTCTCAAACATCATCGCACGCGTCCCGATCCCGATGGCCGCGCTTCAACAACAATTCCTCCTCTAGCCATCCCTTTGAAACAAaacctccatcctccatgTCCAAACTTCGTTCGCGAGCTGGGTCTATCCTAACTCGAAAGCGAGCGGATACGACTGACACCCGAAACAGCGATGACAAATCACTATCGAGTCCTGTTAAGACTGGCTTCTTTGGCCGACATATGCCCGGCCAAAACCATGGCCAGCACGAAGGTCGTAGTATGGGCACACCGCTGAAGTCTGAAACCGGCCGTGGTGACAattgggaggaggaagaattAGAGGATGAGAGTTTAGGGAGAGGTTTCGGGGTTGGGCAAAACATGGCCCCACCAGAAATACCGAGGATGTAA
- a CDS encoding nucleolar GTP-binding protein, giving the protein MSSVAGLQRITPVPTSADFIDVVLNATMRKTPTVIHKNFKISRIRNFYMRKVKFTQDTFDEKLGKIISEFPVLDNLHPFLSSLLNVLYDKNHYKLALGQINTARHLISQVAKDYVRLLKFGDSLYRCKQLKKAALGRMATIMRRQKDPLAYLEQVRQHISRLPAIDPNTRTLLICGYPNVGKSSFVNKVTRADVDVQPYAFTTKSLFVGHMDYKYLRWQVIDTPGVLDHPLEEMNTIEMQSITALAHLRSAVLYFMDLSEQCGYTIEAQCKLFHSIKPLFQNKPTILVINKIDIVRLADLSEENRSYIDTILADKSVTVVEASTYTEEGIMNVRNTACDALLAHRVEQKLQGSRIEMVANKIHVAIPQKRDEVERKPFIPDAVAHKVKYDKDDPNRPKTERDMEQELDHSGMGVYSVDMKKSYMLADDSWKYDVIPEFLNGKNVADFIDPDIIEKLDALEREEEALEAQGFYASDEEEMLDSDEEEFRDAARQIRAKKAAIKKISQEKNTLQNRPIIPKNKKKLYLSDLTSNMRKAGHDPRELEKRAGRLAKENDKINAERKKAMAAQQAAEEEAGGMDVDMDEGDAPAKNKKRGVAAADRAPRTKRQYAGLATNQQSDKANELRMFAQRLPNRLAKASESDRHVPITRPKWMLSGKRKGGTTDRR; this is encoded by the exons ATGTCTTCCGTCGCAGGTCTCCAGCGCATCACGCCGGTGCCCACATCGGCCGACTTTATCGATGTCGTCCTCAACGCAACCATGAGAAAGACCCCCACTGTTATCCACAAGAAC TTCAAAATCTCTCGTATTAGGAACT TCTACATGCGAAAGGTCAAGTTTACCCAAGACACTTTTGATGAGAAGCTCGGCAAGATCATCTCCGAGTTCCCTGTTCTCGACAACCTTcaccctttcctctcttctctcctcaacGTCCTGTACGACAAGAACCATTACAAACTTGCCTTGGGTCAAATCAACACTGCCCGACACCTAATCTCTCAAGTTGCCAAGGATTACGTCCGTCTCCTCAAGTTTGGTGACTCCCTCTACCGATGTAAgcagttgaagaaggccgCTTTGGGTAGAATGGCGACTATTATGAGGAGGCAGAAGGACCCTTTGGCGTACTTGGAGCAGGTCAGGCAGCACATTTCTAGGTTGCCTGCTATCGATCCCAACACCAGGACTCTCTTGATCTGCGGTTATCCCAACGTTGGAAAGTCCAGTTTCGTCAACAAGGTCACCAGGGCCGACGTAGATGTTCAGCCT TATGCTTTCACCACAAAATCCTTGTTCGTTGGTCACATGGACTACAAGTACCTCCGATGGCAAGTCATTGACACCCCTGGTGTCCTTGACCACCCTCTCGAGGAGATGAACACCATTGAAATGCAGTCCATCACTGCTCTTGCGCACCTCCGAAGTGCCGTCCTCTACTTCATGGACCTTTCTGAACAGTGTGGCTACACTATTGAGGCTCAG TGCAAGCTCTTCCACTCTATCAAGCCCCTTTTCCAGAATAAGCCCaccatcctcgtcattAACAAGATCGACATTGTCCGACTTGCCGACCTTTCCGAGGAAAACCGATCTTATATCGACACTATTCTTGCCGACAAGAGCGTCACCGTTGTTGAAGCCTCTACTTACACCGAAGAAGGTATCATGAACGTCCGAAACACTGCCTGTGATGCTCTTCTCGCCCATCGAGTTGAGCAAAAGCTCCAGGGTTCTAGGATTGAAATGGTCGCCAACAAGATCCACGTTGCCATTCCTCAAAAGCGAGATGAAGTTGAACGAAAGCCCTTCATCCCCGATGCCGTTGCCCACAAAGTCAAGTACGACAAGGACGACCCCAACAGGCCCAAGACTGAGAGGGATATGGAGCAAGAGTTGGACCACTCTGGCATGGGTGTCTACTCTGTCGATATGAAGA AGAGCTATATGCTCGCGGACGATTCTTGGAAATATGATGTTATCCCCGAATTCCTCAACGGCAAGAACGTCGCCGACTTTATCGACCCCGATATTATCGAGAAGCTCGATGCTCTTGAgcgcgaggaggaggctcTTGAGGCCCAAGGATTCTACGCTtctgatgaggaggaaatg ctCGACtctgacgaggaagagttCCGTGATGCTGCCCGACAGATCCGagccaagaaggctgctATCAAGAAGATATCTCAGGAGAAGAACACTCTTCAAAACCGTCCCATCATCCccaagaacaagaaaaaGCTCTACCTCAGCGACCTCACCTCCAACATGCGTAAAGCTGGTCACGACCCTCGCGAGCTCGAGAAGCGAGCGGGCAGGTTGGCCAAGGAGAATGACAAAATCAACgctgagaggaagaaggctaTGGCCGCTCAGCAGGCtgctgaggaggaggctggTGGTATGGACGTTGACATGGATGAGGGTGACGCGCCTgccaagaacaagaagcgTGGTGTGGCCGCTGCTGACCGTGCGCCTCGTACAAAGAGACAGTACGCCGGTTTGGCTACCAACCAACAATCAGACAAGGCCAATGAGCTCCGTATGTTTGCTCAGCGTCTGCCTAATAGATTGGCCAAGGCTTCTGAAAGTGACAGGCACGTGCCCATCACTAGGCCGAAGTGGATGTTGTCTGGTAAGAGAAAGGGTGGTACGACTGACAGGCGATAG